A region of the Chloroflexota bacterium genome:
GCGCTGTTCGACGTAAGCGAGCGCCGCAACCTGCACGAACTCAAGCCGATCAAGAAAGTTGCCAGTGAGTATTACGACCGGGTCGAATATCTCTACAATCACCAGAACGAAATTCTGGGCGTGCCCACCGGCTACAAAGATTTGGATAAACTGCTGGGCGGTTTCCAGCAGTCCGATCTGATCATCCTGGCCGGGCGGCCCGGTCGCGGCAAGACCAGCCTGCTCCTGTCCATTGCCCTCAACGCGGCCAAGATTTACAAGAAGCGCGTCGCCGTCTTCTCGCTCGAAATGTCGAACGAGCAACTTGTCCAGCGACTGGTCTCGCAGGAAACGGAGATCAACTCGCACCGGTTGAGAATGGGCAAGCTGGAGGAAGACGAATGGCCGAAGTTCATTCATGCCATCAGTATCCTCAGCGACACCGGCCTCTATCTCGACGACACGCCCGCCATCTCGGCCCTGGCCCTGCGCACCAAGTGCCGCCGCCTCAACAGCGAGATCAAGCTCGACATGATTGTGATAGATTACTTGCAGTTGATGACGGTGGACACGCGGGTGGAGAACCGGGTGCAGGAGGTGTCGCACATCTCGCGCAGTCTCAAGGCCCTGGCCCGCGAGTTGAACGTGCCGGTGCTCACTGCCGCCCAGCTCTCGCGCGCCGTCGAGCAACGCTCCGGGCAGAGGCCGATGCTGTCGGACTTACGCGAAAGTGGATCGATCGAACAAGATTCGGACGTGGTCATGTTCCTCCACCACCCCGACGACTGGGACGAAGACCCGCAACGCAAGAGCGTCACCGAGATCGTCGTCGCCAAGCACCGCAACGGTCCCACCGGCTCGGTCGAACTCGTCTTCCTCGAGCAGTTGACCAAGTTTGCCGATGCAGAGACGAGGCATTTGTCGTTTGAATGATCGTAGTGCGTATTCCGTATTCCGTTACGCAATACGCACTACGCGATACGAGATACGCGTCACCCATGAAAGGTTTCTCCGGTTTCCCGCCCGGTAAGGTGCGCACCACCCCGGTGCCCGACCCGTTCTTCACCGAACTCCTGCCGCAGATCGATCATCTCGGCGAGATGAAGGTGACGCTGTATTGCTTCTGGCGGCTGTCGCTCAAAGAGGGCAATATTCGTTACGTGCGCCGCAAAGAACTGGAAGCCGACGAGATGTTGCTGGGCGGGCTTGCTCAACACAAGCGCGACGCTGTCCCGGCGCTGACCGATGCCCTGGAACGGGCCGTGGCGCGCGGCACGCTGCTCCACGTCGAGATCGAAAGCGCGTCCGGCGCA
Encoded here:
- the dnaB gene encoding replicative DNA helicase, whose translation is MADHRSTEGLTTPPHNLEAEEAVLGSVLIDPESFFDVAQFLKPEDFYSVKHGWVWDVFVSLHDSRTPIDLLTVQDELERRGQLGEVGGPAYLTRLVTLTPTAYNAAAYGHLVEEAGIRRRLIQAASNIAKLAYETGADINTVVGESEKALFDVSERRNLHELKPIKKVASEYYDRVEYLYNHQNEILGVPTGYKDLDKLLGGFQQSDLIILAGRPGRGKTSLLLSIALNAAKIYKKRVAVFSLEMSNEQLVQRLVSQETEINSHRLRMGKLEEDEWPKFIHAISILSDTGLYLDDTPAISALALRTKCRRLNSEIKLDMIVIDYLQLMTVDTRVENRVQEVSHISRSLKALARELNVPVLTAAQLSRAVEQRSGQRPMLSDLRESGSIEQDSDVVMFLHHPDDWDEDPQRKSVTEIVVAKHRNGPTGSVELVFLEQLTKFADAETRHLSFE